A stretch of the Sinorhizobium alkalisoli genome encodes the following:
- a CDS encoding GH32 C-terminal domain-containing protein: MKNRAQLDAERGVRFEIWARKKPGKSAPEDDADAFVLRAGDRVVYRIARLPPYFQFYSYTHYAAGPLTLEWDHGAIEIPLLYSFNPDDVAEKGVTFLELRDGRVIARPRTSWPEWYESDANRPQLRFSPFQAWMNDPNGLCFVDGRYHLFYQFHPVESEWGPMHWGHAVSDDLYRWIHLPIFLHPEQNLWSLGATGGAFSGSAFVGPEGKLSFYYTERLPAYDLFKDYKEVQKRVLPSADLLRPDADKLVLVNGPDGSAHDFRDPKVWYDAARGTFRMVLGAAIDGDPAVLLYGSEDGEDWKFLSVLYRAPEHFRRHGARCVECPDFFELDCHHVLVMGFVGYTEPETGRHNLLYAQVGTFEGDRFMPATPTLQELDFGTDFYAMQSFLAKDRQIAFAWLFNWEFRKPGGSPYSGELSLPRVLGLDAQRNLTMMPEKGCQRLRARTLAQSAPFQFACEPGRPIELSLAGDLDGVQIIARGSDGESFRLAHSARRLELAVAEDNGDIEYRSAPLTLERLTLFFDRGVVEVFANGGAVCGTRRTYKITDLTSLEVKSTDGGRIETYEAWSYDSAWSN, from the coding sequence ATGAAGAACAGGGCGCAATTGGATGCTGAGCGCGGCGTGCGGTTCGAGATCTGGGCTCGGAAGAAGCCTGGAAAATCAGCTCCGGAGGATGACGCCGATGCCTTCGTTCTGCGTGCCGGCGATCGGGTCGTTTACCGGATCGCGCGGCTGCCGCCCTATTTTCAATTCTATTCCTATACTCATTATGCGGCCGGTCCGCTCACGCTAGAATGGGACCATGGCGCCATTGAAATTCCACTGCTTTACAGCTTCAACCCGGACGACGTTGCTGAGAAAGGCGTGACTTTCTTGGAGTTGCGCGATGGCCGCGTCATCGCTCGACCGAGGACATCCTGGCCGGAGTGGTACGAGAGCGATGCAAATCGCCCGCAGCTCAGATTCTCGCCGTTTCAGGCCTGGATGAACGATCCGAACGGGCTGTGTTTCGTCGACGGCCGCTATCACCTCTTTTACCAGTTCCACCCCGTTGAATCCGAATGGGGACCCATGCACTGGGGCCATGCCGTCAGCGATGATCTCTACCGTTGGATCCATCTGCCGATCTTCCTGCATCCGGAACAGAATCTTTGGTCGCTAGGCGCCACCGGCGGCGCCTTCTCGGGAAGTGCCTTCGTTGGCCCCGAGGGCAAGCTCAGCTTCTACTACACAGAACGACTGCCGGCCTATGACCTGTTCAAGGACTACAAGGAGGTGCAGAAGCGAGTGCTGCCATCGGCCGATCTCCTGCGTCCGGATGCCGATAAGTTGGTGCTTGTCAACGGTCCCGATGGTAGTGCCCACGACTTCCGTGACCCCAAGGTGTGGTACGATGCGGCCCGCGGCACATTTCGGATGGTCCTCGGCGCGGCGATCGACGGTGATCCGGCCGTCCTGCTCTATGGGTCCGAGGACGGCGAGGACTGGAAATTCTTGTCCGTCCTCTATCGCGCTCCCGAGCATTTTCGCCGGCACGGCGCACGCTGCGTGGAGTGCCCGGATTTTTTCGAGCTCGATTGTCATCATGTGCTGGTGATGGGCTTTGTAGGATACACTGAGCCGGAAACCGGCCGTCATAACCTGCTTTACGCACAGGTCGGCACGTTCGAGGGCGACCGCTTCATGCCCGCGACTCCCACTTTGCAGGAGTTGGATTTCGGCACGGATTTTTACGCGATGCAGAGCTTCCTGGCAAAGGACCGCCAGATCGCTTTTGCCTGGCTCTTCAATTGGGAATTCCGCAAGCCAGGAGGTTCGCCGTATAGCGGGGAGCTGTCGCTCCCGCGCGTGCTCGGCCTCGACGCCCAACGCAATTTGACAATGATGCCGGAGAAGGGTTGCCAGCGCCTGCGCGCCCGCACTCTTGCCCAGTCTGCACCTTTTCAATTCGCATGCGAACCGGGGCGTCCCATCGAGTTGTCTTTGGCAGGCGATCTGGATGGAGTTCAGATCATCGCGCGGGGCAGCGACGGGGAGAGCTTTAGGTTGGCTCACAGCGCCCGCCGGCTTGAGCTGGCCGTGGCGGAGGATAATGGTGACATCGAGTACCGCTCAGCGCCGCTGACGCTCGAACGGTTGACGTTGTTCTTCGATCGCGGCGTCGTCGAGGTCTTCGCCAATGGGGGCGCGGTCTGCGGGACGCGCCGTACCTATAAGATCACAGACCTGACCTCGCTTGAAGTGAAGTCCACCGACGGGGGCCGTATCGAAACGTATGAGGCATGGAGCTATGATTCCGCTTGGAGCAACTAG
- a CDS encoding 3-hydroxybutyrate dehydrogenase, whose amino-acid sequence MLKSTAEIDSMLGRRALEGRSAIVTGSTSGIGLGIAQALAKAGAAVMLNGFGDPAEIERQRAEMAEENDVDIAYDSADMSSSAAIRMMVERASARFGQVDIVVNNAGIQHVAPIAEFPAGKWDAILSINLSAAFHLVQATYGEMRARGFGRIINVASAHGLVASPFKSAYVAAKHGLVGFTKVVALEGAEFGITANAICPGYVWTPLVEQQIEDQAKSHGIARDAVIRDVFLKNQPTKRFATVEEMGALSVFLCSSAAASITGTAIPVDGGWTAH is encoded by the coding sequence ATGCTGAAAAGTACCGCAGAAATCGACTCGATGCTCGGGCGCAGAGCGCTCGAGGGCCGCAGCGCCATCGTCACCGGTTCCACCAGCGGCATTGGTCTTGGCATCGCTCAGGCGCTTGCCAAGGCGGGCGCGGCGGTGATGCTCAATGGCTTCGGCGACCCGGCCGAGATCGAACGGCAGCGGGCCGAAATGGCGGAGGAAAACGATGTCGACATTGCCTATGACAGCGCCGACATGTCGAGCTCCGCGGCAATCCGGATGATGGTCGAGCGCGCCAGCGCCCGCTTCGGGCAGGTGGATATCGTTGTAAACAATGCCGGCATCCAGCACGTCGCACCGATTGCCGAATTCCCGGCGGGGAAGTGGGACGCGATCCTCTCGATCAATCTGTCCGCCGCCTTCCATCTCGTCCAGGCGACCTATGGCGAGATGCGCGCCCGTGGTTTCGGGCGCATCATCAACGTCGCCTCGGCCCACGGCCTCGTCGCCTCGCCCTTCAAATCGGCTTATGTTGCTGCCAAGCACGGCCTCGTCGGATTCACCAAGGTGGTGGCTCTCGAGGGCGCGGAATTCGGTATTACCGCCAATGCGATCTGTCCCGGTTATGTCTGGACGCCGCTCGTCGAACAACAGATCGAAGACCAGGCAAAATCGCATGGCATCGCTCGCGATGCGGTCATCCGCGACGTGTTCTTGAAGAACCAGCCCACGAAGCGCTTCGCAACGGTCGAGGAGATGGGCGCGCTCAGCGTCTTTCTCTGCAGCAGCGCAGCCGCGTCGATTACCGGGACTGCCATCCCGGTCGACGGTGGCTGGACGGCCCACTGA
- a CDS encoding NosD domain-containing protein — protein MLSENCYDVTKYPVGNPYEDIGAVINSIIADIKSRQTVSDQNDGGKPGAVIYVPPGDYRLATQVVIDVSYLKIVGSGHGFTSSSIRFNTPAHEAARWHEVWPGGSRMLVDISPDAADGEAAGAAFYVKRTGNPRISSVEFADFCIDGLHFISDGSEQNDPENTYKNGKTGIYVGSANDSFRITGMGLIYLEHGVIVYDADALAIDNNFIAECGNCIELKGMGQASRIANNFVGAGYRGHSIYAENYGGILVSSNNVFPRGASSVYFSGVVRSSLTGNRFHSFYPGMLVFAANCCENLVSSNHFLRDREPWAPMQKYDNGLDDLFGLLQIDGSNNSIIANHISETIDTEYVKPAGVKPVIINVVSGIGNYIANNHIVATTEISHTIDAPNSACFSTQVGALLSISNLKELEVTSVLVQKGSVRNIVLDSGNDEQVEMDKTKNAFRGTPVPGKNGELSI, from the coding sequence ATACTTAGCGAAAACTGTTACGACGTGACAAAGTATCCGGTGGGTAATCCCTATGAGGATATTGGAGCGGTCATCAATAGCATCATTGCGGATATTAAAAGCAGGCAAACTGTTTCCGATCAAAATGACGGCGGGAAACCTGGAGCAGTAATCTATGTACCGCCGGGCGATTACCGTCTTGCCACTCAAGTCGTTATAGACGTGAGCTATCTGAAAATTGTGGGCTCCGGACACGGTTTTACGTCTTCGAGCATCCGTTTCAACACACCCGCACACGAGGCGGCACGCTGGCACGAAGTGTGGCCGGGCGGAAGTCGCATGCTTGTGGACATTTCTCCAGATGCCGCCGACGGTGAGGCTGCCGGAGCTGCATTTTATGTCAAGCGAACTGGGAATCCTCGCATAAGCTCTGTGGAGTTTGCCGACTTTTGCATCGATGGCTTGCACTTCATTAGTGATGGTTCGGAGCAAAATGATCCGGAAAATACATACAAGAATGGCAAAACGGGAATATATGTAGGTAGCGCCAATGACTCATTCCGAATAACGGGAATGGGTCTCATCTATCTGGAGCATGGAGTTATTGTTTATGATGCAGATGCGCTGGCGATAGACAACAACTTCATTGCCGAGTGCGGGAACTGTATCGAACTGAAAGGTATGGGGCAGGCCTCAAGAATTGCGAATAATTTTGTCGGAGCCGGATATAGAGGACATTCCATTTATGCCGAAAATTACGGAGGCATTCTAGTATCCTCAAACAACGTATTCCCTCGAGGTGCCAGCAGTGTCTATTTTTCCGGCGTGGTGCGTTCCTCGCTCACAGGAAATAGATTCCATTCGTTTTATCCCGGAATGTTGGTTTTTGCTGCCAACTGTTGCGAAAATTTGGTTTCCTCAAATCACTTTTTGCGAGATCGCGAGCCGTGGGCACCGATGCAGAAGTACGATAACGGCTTGGATGATCTGTTCGGACTTTTGCAAATCGACGGCAGCAACAATTCGATAATTGCGAACCACATCTCGGAAACAATAGATACCGAATATGTCAAGCCTGCCGGCGTAAAGCCGGTGATAATCAACGTTGTCTCCGGTATCGGCAATTACATAGCCAATAATCATATCGTGGCCACAACCGAAATATCGCACACCATTGATGCACCAAACAGTGCCTGTTTTTCAACACAAGTGGGAGCGTTGCTTTCAATTAGCAATTTGAAGGAGCTTGAAGTAACGTCTGTACTAGTTCAAAAAGGCTCTGTACGTAATATAGTCCTAGATTCAGGGAATGACGAACAGGTTGAGATGGACAAAACAAAGAATGCATTTAGGGGCACCCCAGTTCCCGGGAAAAATGGGGAACTTTCAATATAA
- a CDS encoding MFS transporter, with protein sequence MEKLDRVSLPTSESVLASPAADRWHFGIIALIAFLTLVDLFAAQAILPSLQREFGVSRATMGFAVNASTFGMAVASLVVGLFGRTLDRRNGIWISLALLAVPTALLSTTRDIALFAGLRVAQGLCMATAFTLTMAYLAERFPAERITGALAAYVTGNVASNLFGRILSAAVADLGGLSINFQTFALLNLAGAALVWTTLKRTERMMPDQRGRAINGSWPSVLGNRRLQSVLAIGFLILFVFIGTYTYVNFRLVELGLSPMQLGLIYFVFLPSLFTTSLGGLIARRLGAGVGIIVTLFFAVLGLIALLSNSLGVVLVGLAMIAIGTFLAQALATSQVGRIAGTEKAAASGAYLASYYTGGLFGSLLVGQLYDHFGWNACVLALVATLALAMLFASALRAEPVAIRSDYRNGQETALSKSAGQPHV encoded by the coding sequence ATGGAGAAGCTCGATCGCGTCTCGCTGCCGACATCCGAGTCCGTCTTGGCAAGCCCGGCGGCCGACCGCTGGCATTTCGGCATAATTGCCCTCATCGCATTCCTGACCCTCGTCGACCTCTTCGCCGCGCAGGCGATCCTGCCGTCGCTGCAGCGCGAGTTCGGGGTCAGCCGGGCCACCATGGGCTTCGCGGTCAATGCCAGCACCTTCGGCATGGCGGTCGCCAGCCTCGTCGTCGGCCTTTTCGGGCGCACCCTGGACCGGCGAAACGGCATCTGGATCAGTCTCGCACTGCTTGCCGTCCCGACCGCGCTACTTTCGACAACCCGGGACATCGCTCTCTTTGCCGGGCTGCGTGTGGCACAGGGCCTTTGCATGGCGACCGCCTTCACCCTCACCATGGCCTATCTTGCGGAGCGCTTCCCGGCGGAGCGGATAACGGGCGCGCTTGCGGCCTATGTCACCGGCAATGTCGCCAGCAACCTCTTTGGACGCATTCTCTCGGCTGCGGTTGCCGATCTCGGCGGATTGTCGATCAACTTCCAGACCTTCGCGCTTCTCAACCTCGCCGGCGCGGCCCTCGTATGGACCACCTTGAAGCGAACGGAGCGGATGATGCCGGACCAGCGCGGGAGGGCGATAAACGGGAGTTGGCCCTCGGTGCTCGGCAACCGACGCCTTCAGAGCGTGCTCGCCATCGGCTTCCTGATCCTCTTCGTGTTTATAGGGACATACACCTATGTCAACTTCCGTCTCGTCGAGCTCGGACTTTCGCCGATGCAGCTCGGCCTCATTTATTTCGTTTTCCTGCCGTCCCTGTTCACCACATCGCTCGGCGGTTTGATCGCGCGTCGGCTCGGCGCCGGAGTTGGCATTATCGTCACCCTCTTCTTCGCCGTCCTCGGACTCATTGCCCTCCTGAGCAACAGCCTCGGCGTGGTGCTCGTTGGCCTTGCCATGATCGCCATCGGCACCTTTCTCGCTCAGGCGCTTGCAACCAGCCAGGTCGGTCGCATTGCCGGCACGGAGAAGGCGGCAGCCAGCGGCGCCTATCTCGCCTCCTATTACACCGGCGGACTCTTCGGCAGTCTGCTGGTGGGGCAGCTCTATGATCATTTTGGATGGAACGCCTGCGTGTTGGCGCTCGTCGCCACCCTAGCGCTCGCCATGCTGTTTGCCTCGGCCCTGCGCGCCGAACCGGTCGCCATAAGGTCCGATTATCGAAACGGACAAGAGACGGCATTATCAAAATCAGCCGGCCAACCGCATGTTTGA
- a CDS encoding cupin domain-containing protein gives MTLKFTAGRLTLLAVTLGLFAPTFTTMPAFAGDCPADQVATDAMAPGATAPEGVTDDVLASIDLSPKGGDWKGSTLRLRKLVVQPGGVVPWHSHEARPANILIVEGSITEYRSSCKVPIEHKAGETTAEFGELAHWWKNNGSKPALLYSADILPPMQDDDHTM, from the coding sequence ATGACCTTGAAGTTCACCGCAGGCCGCCTGACCCTCCTTGCTGTAACGCTTGGCCTTTTCGCCCCGACCTTCACCACAATGCCAGCCTTCGCCGGGGATTGCCCGGCCGACCAGGTCGCGACCGATGCCATGGCTCCGGGTGCAACCGCACCGGAAGGCGTCACCGACGACGTCCTCGCCTCGATCGACCTTTCGCCAAAGGGCGGTGATTGGAAGGGCAGCACCTTGCGTCTGCGCAAGCTCGTCGTCCAGCCGGGCGGCGTGGTGCCATGGCATTCGCATGAGGCACGTCCAGCCAACATTCTGATCGTCGAGGGCTCGATCACCGAATATCGCAGCAGCTGCAAGGTCCCGATCGAACACAAGGCTGGCGAAACAACTGCCGAGTTCGGCGAACTTGCCCATTGGTGGAAGAACAACGGCTCGAAGCCGGCCCTCCTTTACTCGGCCGACATCCTCCCGCCAATGCAGGACGACGACCACACCATGTGA
- a CDS encoding LysR family transcriptional regulator, with amino-acid sequence MDIHHVRYFLAVCDTRNFTRAAEKCNVTQPALSRAIQQLEDEVGGLLFRRERNLTHLTDLGNLLRPRFQSILDELSGVRQEATRFLCLEDAHVKVGIMCTIGPRRFTGLLTDFNMRHRGIQLQLVEGVPARLSELLESGEIDVAIMASSDRFPERFDVTPLFRERFMLAFPPGHRLCQYDAIPITAIDGEIYLRRVNCEYWDYLTDLCESVGVKTRISYSSEREDWIQNMVAGGLGICFIPEYSAVIPGLQVRPVTDPEVTRDVCLVTVAGRRFSPAVATFVGSVKSYGWAAPHSGIDMRRIA; translated from the coding sequence ATGGACATTCACCACGTTCGTTATTTCCTGGCGGTATGCGATACCCGCAACTTCACGCGCGCGGCGGAGAAATGCAATGTCACCCAGCCGGCCTTGAGCCGCGCCATTCAGCAACTCGAGGACGAGGTCGGCGGCCTTTTGTTCCGACGCGAGCGCAACCTTACCCATCTGACCGATCTTGGAAACCTGCTGAGGCCGCGCTTCCAGTCGATTCTGGACGAATTGTCCGGCGTCCGGCAGGAGGCTACGCGTTTTCTCTGTCTCGAAGATGCACATGTCAAAGTCGGAATCATGTGCACGATCGGGCCGCGCCGCTTTACCGGCCTGCTCACCGACTTCAACATGCGCCACCGCGGCATTCAGCTTCAGCTTGTGGAAGGCGTGCCCGCCCGGCTGTCGGAACTGCTCGAGTCCGGTGAAATCGACGTCGCCATCATGGCGAGCAGCGACCGCTTCCCCGAACGTTTCGACGTGACGCCGCTTTTCCGCGAGAGATTCATGCTGGCGTTTCCCCCCGGCCATCGCCTTTGCCAGTACGATGCCATACCAATTACGGCTATAGACGGCGAAATCTATCTCCGGCGTGTGAATTGCGAATACTGGGATTATCTTACCGATCTTTGCGAGTCCGTTGGTGTCAAGACGCGGATATCCTATTCGAGCGAGCGGGAGGACTGGATCCAGAATATGGTCGCCGGTGGCCTGGGCATCTGCTTCATCCCCGAATACAGTGCGGTCATTCCAGGGCTGCAGGTGCGACCGGTTACCGATCCCGAAGTGACGCGCGATGTGTGTCTCGTGACTGTTGCCGGTCGGCGGTTTTCGCCGGCCGTCGCGACCTTCGTCGGATCGGTGAAGTCCTATGGCTGGGCCGCCCCGCACTCCGGGATCGATATGCGGCGTATCGCCTGA
- a CDS encoding ABC transporter ATP-binding protein codes for MSAIELCNINKVYGNSFHALHDLSFDIRDGEFMVFVGPSGCGKSTALRMIAGLESITSGELRIGGRLVNDVDPKDRDIAMVFQSYALYPHKTVRENIAFPLQMAGLPKAEVASRVDEAARTLELTTLLDRRPALLSGGQRQRVAMGRAIVRKPAAFLMDEPLSNLDAKLRVQMRAEIASLQRKLNVTTVYVTHDQVEAMTMGDRVAVMKGGVLQQVDTPQNLYKRPGNVFVAAFIGSPSMNLYEAVLNGRTLTLGSNSFEVPERVFEYRPSLNGASNRQVIVGVRPEHMNDAAIRPSSAEISAPVTLVEALGSESMVHLNIGAPWVDAGDSDAVADIGDERAAVARFSPKSTVRAGDIARVAVDAEELHFFEPVTRTSIW; via the coding sequence ATGTCCGCCATAGAGCTGTGCAATATCAACAAGGTCTACGGAAACAGCTTTCACGCTCTGCACGATCTGAGCTTCGACATCAGGGATGGCGAGTTCATGGTTTTCGTCGGCCCGTCAGGATGTGGAAAGTCAACGGCGCTCAGGATGATCGCTGGCCTGGAGAGCATTACTAGCGGTGAACTCAGGATTGGTGGCAGGTTAGTTAACGATGTCGATCCCAAGGATCGCGACATCGCCATGGTGTTCCAGTCCTATGCGCTTTATCCCCACAAGACAGTGCGCGAAAATATCGCCTTTCCCCTGCAGATGGCCGGGCTGCCGAAGGCCGAAGTCGCGAGCCGCGTAGACGAAGCCGCACGCACCCTTGAATTGACGACTTTGCTCGACCGTAGGCCGGCACTCCTTTCAGGAGGTCAGCGACAGCGTGTCGCCATGGGACGAGCGATCGTCCGCAAACCGGCGGCCTTCCTCATGGATGAACCGTTGTCGAACCTGGATGCCAAGCTGCGCGTGCAGATGCGCGCCGAGATCGCCAGCCTCCAAAGAAAACTGAATGTCACCACGGTTTACGTGACACACGACCAGGTCGAGGCGATGACGATGGGCGACCGCGTAGCTGTCATGAAAGGCGGCGTGCTGCAGCAAGTCGATACACCGCAAAACCTGTACAAACGCCCTGGCAATGTCTTTGTCGCCGCCTTTATCGGATCCCCCTCGATGAACTTGTACGAGGCCGTTCTGAATGGAAGGACCCTCACGCTGGGCAGCAACAGTTTCGAAGTCCCTGAGCGGGTCTTCGAATATCGCCCCTCTCTCAACGGTGCGTCTAACCGTCAGGTCATTGTCGGAGTCCGGCCCGAGCACATGAACGACGCGGCAATCCGCCCTTCTTCGGCCGAGATCTCGGCCCCAGTCACTCTTGTTGAGGCGTTAGGCTCTGAATCCATGGTGCATCTGAATATCGGCGCACCTTGGGTGGATGCTGGCGACTCGGACGCCGTCGCCGATATTGGCGACGAAAGAGCTGCTGTAGCCCGTTTTTCTCCGAAGAGCACAGTACGCGCAGGTGACATCGCGCGCGTCGCTGTCGATGCCGAAGAACTTCACTTCTTTGAACCGGTCACCCGCACCAGCATCTGGTGA
- a CDS encoding patatin-like phospholipase family protein yields the protein MNKHATMNMPVVQDEEISSRVAARPPRTLNLALQGGGAHGAFTWGVLDRLLDEPSLSFEGVVATSAGAMNAAVLAYGLAEGGRSGAQKALANFWRRISHAAAFSPLQPSFLDRMTGSKSLEHSPAFVIFDMVTRLLSPYQFNPLNYNPLRRVLEQSIELDAIRMARCPVKLNICATNVRTGKVKVFSNDEISIDAVMASACLPFLFQAVEIDGEAYWDGGYMGNPAIFPLIYSCDTPDVLVVHINPLERTELPRTAGEILNRINEISFNSSLLREMRAIAFVTQLIDSKAGDGLDLKRIFVHGISDDETMRNLSVSSKLNAEWGALVDLRDRGRECAEAWLEENYDAIGNRSSVDISTRYL from the coding sequence ATGAACAAGCACGCCACCATGAACATGCCCGTAGTTCAGGACGAGGAGATATCCTCCAGGGTTGCGGCGCGACCGCCGCGAACCCTCAATCTGGCGCTGCAGGGAGGTGGCGCGCACGGCGCTTTCACCTGGGGCGTGCTCGACCGGCTGCTCGACGAGCCGAGCCTTTCCTTCGAAGGCGTCGTCGCAACGAGCGCCGGAGCCATGAATGCCGCGGTCCTTGCCTATGGGCTGGCAGAGGGAGGGCGCAGCGGCGCGCAGAAGGCGCTTGCCAATTTCTGGCGCCGTATCAGCCATGCAGCCGCCTTCAGCCCGCTTCAGCCGAGCTTTCTCGATCGCATGACGGGCTCGAAATCATTGGAGCACTCGCCAGCCTTCGTCATCTTCGACATGGTGACGCGACTGCTGTCGCCCTACCAGTTCAATCCGTTGAACTACAATCCGCTGCGTCGGGTGCTTGAGCAGTCCATCGAGCTCGATGCGATCCGCATGGCGCGTTGTCCGGTCAAGCTCAATATCTGCGCAACCAATGTGCGTACCGGCAAGGTCAAGGTGTTTTCGAATGACGAGATTTCGATCGATGCCGTCATGGCATCAGCCTGTCTGCCCTTCCTGTTCCAGGCCGTCGAGATCGACGGCGAGGCCTATTGGGACGGCGGCTATATGGGGAATCCCGCGATCTTTCCGTTGATCTATAGCTGCGACACGCCGGACGTGCTGGTGGTCCATATCAATCCCCTGGAGCGAACGGAACTGCCGCGAACGGCAGGGGAGATCCTCAACAGGATCAACGAAATCAGCTTCAACTCCTCGCTGCTCCGCGAGATGCGGGCGATTGCCTTCGTGACGCAACTGATCGATTCCAAGGCCGGCGATGGCCTCGATCTGAAGCGCATCTTCGTGCACGGCATTTCCGACGACGAGACGATGAGAAACTTAAGCGTCTCGAGCAAGCTCAATGCCGAATGGGGCGCCCTCGTCGACCTGCGCGACCGCGGCCGAGAATGCGCCGAGGCGTGGCTCGAGGAAAACTATGACGCGATCGGCAATCGCTCCAGCGTCGACATCAGCACGCGCTATCTCTAG